From Plutella xylostella chromosome 23, ilPluXylo3.1, whole genome shotgun sequence:
TACACAAGTGTTCATAACGATGATGTTTGagctaagtaggtatgtaattacAAAGATATAGTATAACGTGGTATGAAATAGAAACCTACTTTTATCAGTTTCcacaagagttttttttacaaaagtttaaaagtaagtacatagAAAAGCATGAAAACTGTTTTCCATTTCAGTCTTTTTCACAAACTCAGTACAGCTAGTGGCTCCAGCGGAGTATGAAGAGTCATTGACTGAAGGAGGACGGCTGAAGTTGTGATGAGTGTGACCAGTGTGATGAGTGGGATGACTGCATACAAGtacctatagtgccacaaacttatctgttccggtgagagcgaactaaattggtccatataatctatgtcaatatgaaattcattagtacagtaagtaatgaggtatggaccaatttagttcgctctcaccggaacagataagtttgtggcactatacagtcaaatttataaaaagttaGAAATTTCACTGTTACTGTCACGCGAAAAGACGGTGTCCGAATTTTGTAAATTCAAGATTGGTTTAGAAATAGAACAGCTCTAATAAGTTCTGTTGTTTTcagtgaatatttttttaatattaaattaaatgtcaaTGAATAAAAAGTTACGAGAGATAACATAATACTAAATACTAACTTTCAGTAAgtaggggaacccggggtaagacggggtcgctaagggaaaatttaaaaaacaacaggtatttataaccacaacgttatcaattatttatggctcatTGGGAACTTAATGACGAACACTTTGGCACAGCTTTTgccaaaaaagtaatcattacaattgacttattataagaaatgtaaaaaatgggaaataaaccatcttgccccatgtacggggtaagatggggtaagtatactatgtgGGGCACAAAACAGACAAACAACACTTCTTCTGTGATTTTATCGTCAACACCAGCACCTGCAGTGTGAGCCCAACGCCTGTACCTTTGAAATCCGACCCACttttccttagatttaaagtaGGACTGTTGATATCCTCACAGTAGAGGCAGACACAGTCATCTTCGTTGTTATTCTTCTTCGTAGGCAGTATCTGCTTTGTGTTTTTAGCCAACTTccctgtagcccttttagagcCCTTCTACAATGTCAAATATCGGgttggagaaaaaaaaaacttaaccaAGCTAGATCCATACCCTATCTTGCCCCTCCAAAAATACCCCGTCTTGCCCCGcgatatatatttaataaaaataattcataaaaaatatattttcaatgttaaagtgattttgcacatatttaaacaaagcttaccaaaccttaaataaaaagacacaattaccaaaaatgccactgttttacttactgtgttgtgacgttgtttctaccggttaaaaataacatggacactacgcaaaaacaaacaatggaGCTTACACAAAAAACGCATGCGCTCATACCTGCTGTCACTGGCGCACTAAAGGTCAATCATTTAAGCCTTTCTATTGGCTCATTACTCAGATTCTTAAGATGTATAGTTTTGCATATATGTGGGGGTCCCGTCTTACCCCGCGACCCcatcttaccccgggttcccctaaGTGTTCTTACATTCCGCGCTACCCtactacatttttttatattgtaaaaaagttgtaaatgTTTTGTAATCTCAACATCGAGTGTGCTCTTTAAAACATCTATTAAAATCTACATTTTACAGAcagatatattatattcagtATAATGTTACATAAAATCTTATTTTCATCGGTTCCGTATGGATTCGCAAGTTGTATTGTGCCGGACATGGCGACACGAGCAAAACCGGGTGGAAACCAAACTCACTTCATTGAACTGCAATGTCGGACGATTACGAAACAATCCGTTCTTAAgatcatattttttggaaCTACCCCTAAATTCACAGGCAATATGGTTCACACCTCTTTTTAGCTCTATGGATTTCTCGTTTAGAAAACGTTTCAACGAATAATAGCTAGCGCATAGATACGAATTTCAAAACtggaatcatttttttttgtttactttactCATCGAAACGCTCTCCAAGGAGTATGTACTTAACCAAACAGTTTTCCCGCAAAGAGGCTTGAACCTCGAACCATTCAGCCAACAAACAAGGAGGTAATAATTCCGCATCGTCCGTGCCATCGcgcctggagggttactctgacgaaaaacgaacgaacgagagctgccTAGATGAGATGGAGTCATGGctgcgctccgaaacttcgtttttcgtcttagagagtgacccgCTGCTTAATGGACACGTAGGTCACGCGCGTGCACGGGGGTGGTGTCTTCAGGAGAGGGGCTGTCGTCGGCGCGGGGGCGGATCTGCACGATGGAGCGACGCTGGTCGCCGCTGTATTCGTCGCGCATGACTAGACCGCCGATTCCGTAGCCGGGGCAAAGGCCTGGAAGAATAAAAAAGAGATTGATTATGAAGATGGGCTAAAAATTCCACTAAATGGATGCCCAGTATCGGTAAACGGGATACTTTGCAAGGATTAGAGTGAGGACGCCCATGACACGAATACTTAGATGAAAGACACAGAGAGAGCATTTTGTCAAACAGTGGGTGGGTGGGACACCATATTGGTTTAATTCTACATTCTAATAAgtactaggtatattattgGTTACTGTGTActgtattattaaaaaactactgaactggATACCATGGATGCTCCTAAGACGAAGCGGAACTCGCTAGTAGGGTAACATTCCTCCAACTAACCTGACCCACTGAGGCGCATCTTCTCCGGGTCATCATCGAGCTTGACGGAGGAGAACACGGAGCTGAGGTTCAGCTGCGGGATGTCGTAGAACACGGTCAGCGTCAGCATCAGGCAGGTCAGCCCGGTGAGTAGGTAGCCTGAGGGACAGGAGTGGTGTTACGGGCAGTTTATTGGTGGGGAAACCTTAATTATTGTGACGATGATCAGAAGACAGAAGAATCCATGACATGTCCATATCCATTACACCgactatacttacttactttaagtatagattatttattatttataaaactatgGTTAACTAATACCTATCAGTAATAGAgattataagtatacatacagGATAACACATTTAGGCTAGTTTTGTACCTACAGCAATTTTCAAGGACACCTATATGGCGAAGCTTTTAGATACATAAGTTTCAtgtaaggtcaaccggggccattgcgccacaatactttgactttcatattcatttgatcataacaaacagactatacgccctattaagctataacttgtgatacatattaggaaattttatctagtttcatattttgatgcaattttgtagaatttttAATATCTTCTACGTGTAAACGacgtttctacaaaaaatggCATTTTTAGGCGCAATAACCCCTAGTGAGGCTAATGCCTCTTTCACTAGTTTTGTGTGCTTGGAAGAGGTTTTTACGagtttaagtagatataatttatagaattactattaacgtagctaattattagcttgtaaaataaatactgcGCTTAGTTAAGGAGAATCAGTTGATCAAAAAATTTTGGGGCTATGGCGCCTACGTAGCCTAATTTCTTGTAGTGGCATTTACCCCATCCAAGATTCCAGGGGtgctcaacattttatttatgaaaactttattggacttaaaaaagtataaatacttacgtgacaaattaaaatacagtataaaagcaaacaagggcatattttttagaatttgcaatcaaaccacaactttaaattagtaagtaggtataccatttttagagtctgacggaattttaatcattacaaaactatttagagttttaaaaacaagtgggatcattctgttaatatgactattttttatttattatatgattattttctatacaccgtgttaaaaacattataatgtcgacaccaaatgacgccagtttttttaaatatttagtgtattatatattaaaattatttacgttttagttggattaccaatctaagaatgttaattctgatacgccgttaaatgttcttcaatattgcagaaggcgtcattaacctagtatttttcgtttaggagtaatttggtgctaatgtcactggaactttttcattgcacgtgagtgtattaaatacatttatcataacataaaatgtttagaacctCTGAAAATGGGGCTATTGCGCCGCAATAGAGGCAATAACCCCATCAGCTCAGAGGCATTTACCCCAAAATAAAAGCTAAAcctacaattttgtaattacatattgtgtccgaatcttacgttatttcaataaaataatcaaaacaacatgtaaagcaacaaaacaataacagtatttacagttaggaaacatagattcttttaaacaaacacacatttgGAACGATTCAAAAAAACGTGTCAGGAAACCTGAGGAGGCCAAAAgaggtgaaaaaattaaaatggcagatttgttaagaaaatttacccggatacgacatctattggtcagaggtaaaagtttcagttacaaagatagatagcagatgactccagtagttctaaagtatgtggttcggaagataaatggattcgaggcattagccccgtaggcgacttggccccggttgaccttaagtatgtaagtattagTTACCTCTAATATAAACGGTTAAGTGTGCGATTTAGATGAATTTCGCATAAAGTTGTTTCCTATGCAATGGCGAGCAAAAGTATATATAATCCATATAAATTGAATACTCACAGGTAGTCAACACCTTGTACAGCGGTCGGTAGGGCTGGTCAGGCGAGTCTCCCGGGATGTAGTCTCCGAGGCCGATGGTGGTGAGCGAGATGAAGCAGTAATACAGCGAGTCAAGGAAGTCCCAGCCCGGCTCCAGAGCCGCGAAGATGGAGGCCGGGATCACCAGGCAGAAGATAATGAGGATTGATACTGGAATGGGGAAATATGTGGGGTTTAGGACGACATGGTCATTCTGTGTAAACTAAGTGCACTGATGTGTATGGTATGTTGGGTTGAGATAATATTTGTCTGACGcacaaataagtaggtaagtatatagttTTGCAATCGAGAGATCCGTATTAAAACAGTTTTGATTATTTCTTATTACAAACCTAAGATGAGTAGGTAATGGGAATCTAAATCCCGTACGAAGTTCATAGTTAGGTACTATAGGGACTTCAATACTAAATATAgcttacctaagtacctaagcATAATCGGTATTAGTAATAATATCGAGTGGAAAAACTTCGATTAGAAGATAAAGTTCTGATAACTTATCGAACCTTATCATGTTATTAAGAACACTACAACGAGgtaaatatatattactatGTAGAAGTCTACACATACAAGCTGCTAAAACTAATCAAGTCATGTTATCAGTTATCTGATTAAACACATAAACACTCCCGACTAATCAACTAATCGCTCTGGGACTGGCACTCAGAATATTAACTACGTAATTGACAGATTACGGATTACGGCTCGACTTTAAAATCGATCGCAGTTCAACAAATCCCTTGGCCGTTaaattattctattctgaagTTCCTACCTGGCacttttaataaactttacgCTTCCCGCAcaactttttaataaaataataactagaTTGGTAACTAATGAcatcgtattttttttctacttcgatgGGTAATGagtactttttatttcatcaaattaattaagtattttggTTAGCAGTAGGAAACTTTTACTTTTAGGCCTTTTAACGATCTAGTTATAACAACTCGCACTCGAAGAAACGTTACTTACCTACTCGTATCGTAGCACCAATTAATTTCTAAATATCCAACGCTTCATGTCTTAAATTAAATCATGTCCCTTTAGCGGTCAAAATCATCAGTGTGTCACTTccataaaagtaataaaattagcAACATTATGGTCGCTTTACTCACCAATAATGCTCAAATGCACGAGCCGTATAGTGAACGGGCGGTACAGATGGCCGAGCCTGGCATTCAGGGCCCTCAGCATGGCCGTGGCCGGGAGAAGAAGACGCTCCACCAGAGCCGACAGCAGCACCAGGGTTAGAGGGATTCCGAGCAGCGCGTAGACCATGCAGAACAGCTTGCCGGGCTTCGACAGAGGGGTCACGTGGCCGTATCCTGGAAGGAAAAGTTTGGTACGTTAGGGGTGAAGTGGAATATATCAAAAGCGCGCGGGGATATTGGTCTATTGGAGCCATACATAGACCTACTACACAGGGCCATAGAACAAGGCGGACTCGGTTGTTGGGGCGATTCTCAGTTAGCATTCTGTCACAAATGCAACATGCAAGATGGTCGCCGTTTTGGTCAAGTTACGTGGCATAAAATATTCTGTCTCCGGTAATCCTATCACTACCGTATtcctataaaaaataagaaataactGCCTAATGAAAAGTACTAAGTTGATCGCACAGTGGGGGCGGTAAGTTTCCTCGAACTTTCTTTGAATGAATGCCGAAGAAAACAGTTTATCAGGGTATTTTTCTTGGTATTACGGTATTAGATACCTACAGATCTGTTACACAATATAACTCATTTACGTAAGTGCGTGGTGATGTGGTTAGTGAGGCAGTAACTTTGCCCTCAAGTGGTTTAATGAAAATTTCCAAGAACCAATCGATTCTCTTGTGTTTATGTTCTGTAGATaagatacataggtacataacttgTTAGATATAGtgtaaatgtttatgtatgtTCCGGAAAGTTTCATAAacttaaatgtacttaagtatagaAACTGATCATGTATAACTAGATATTTAACACAAAGCTCAAATAGGACCTTGGAAAATGTTGCTAGGAAAATTGCAGTACTTACGTGTACTGTGGAAGTTGAAGTATGATTTACGTTATACGAACGCAAAAGAGTGTCGCTCAGTTTGTCAtaatttttgtgattttataacatttaCTTAGTTTCGAACTTCATCATAATCAGCACCACCATCTACACCATTACCACCATGCACTGTCGGACTCATAAACAGTCCGTAATGCTAATCCCatggagcgccacaacactttGCGCCCATCACTGATACTGAAGTTTCAAGTTTCTATAACTTTATACGCAAACCtgaatcatcattatcatcagcccatggtcgtccactactggacataggccacttcctctctgtcctcggccttccccATCCAgccaccaccgctcttaaaatctgcaagctgaagtggcagtgggtcGGCCATATATTGCCGCAGAACCAATGACCGGTGGGGCAaccgagttctcgagtggagaccacgatagggtttcgtttttcccgacctttttctgttcccgggaaacgggaatttttttcaagatttcccgggaattcccgggaaacgggaatttattttaaatgcttggttttgctattttctggtattaaaagtctattaaaacacttacaattaaatcaaatatacttttatcactcgtataggtagaaaaaagcaacagtcacataatattattattaattaacaaccaaaattataatgatttgttttacatgccaaatcatttgtttttcttaattgtaaattaaacaataacaaaggtATGATAAttttccaccctaaggttgtctttaagcgataagaccgccatttttgtacatatgtgttagtatttaagttatgtaagtaaattttatgagtgtgtacaaataaagaatattctatctatctatctaattacACTTAAGGTAATGTTGtagaaaaattaattaattcaacgatttatcgctcaacctacttcttattttggtagtttctatgcgttagtaattttataaaaaataaacgcggACACAAAACCgggacataaaaaaaatatgacaggcgtcacactagcgttagcttttacatactctttggtcGAATATGTAAAAGCCGATCAATTGTTTGGTTTTAGGTAGGCGGtccgtccgtagtcgagcgggcctcagtgatcgtaactgatcactgaggttaagcaacaactggcatggtcagccattggatgggtgaccaacttcaagtggttcttttctggacgcttccgtgcttcggacggcatgttaagccgtgggtcccagttgctgcttcggcagcagtcgttaagcctagtcagaggccttcggacagcttgaaaacatctgacagtcgggttgcccacttacccgacaactctctcagcataagcttgcttgtgttggggtctaggccagcgtggtggtctaggcctaaaacccttccttcattggaaggagacccgtgccccagcagtggggacgtgatgggtcgtgatgatgatgaggtagGCGGTAGGaccaacagataaataaatatgaaaatattgaatcagGAAGAGGTGAAACAAGGTGATGTTGATGAGTCATTTATCTTTGCAATGCAGCTGCGAGAAAACAATAACACGtatgattttccaataatttacaacaaaaaccgAGTATCTGATCGTACGACAAGCCTGccgatgtatttttttggtttaaggtaggagaaacagataaataaagatgaaaatatagcatagaatcgattaaaaatcaaacccgggaattcccgggaatgctatttttttcccggtttcgggaaggacaaatttcccgggaattcccgggaagaCGGGAACGAAACCCTGCCACGAACAGGCATGCGTAGCGTAGGACGCCCTGCACCCCGCTGGACCGAAGACCTTAGACAGATGGCGAACCATAATAGAATAACTTTATCGCTTTTGTAAAACATCCAaacttgttgttgttgttgttcctatggcaccccagaggtgcagagggtcttcACTAACGTCCaccacttccgcctatcttcggctgtactttGCTTTTGGCTTCGctccagcttagtccagcggctcgcagCTCGTTTTTGACGCTTCGGCGCCATGTTTGGACAGGGCGTCCATGGGAGCCCTTGCCATTTGGTGGCCTCCAGTCAAAAACTAGTTCTTTGAATCCAAACTTGCCCTAGAGAATTATTGACTACTGACCGATGGTGGTGACGACGGTGCTCGCGAAGAACAGCGACTGGCCGAAGCTCCAGTTGGGGCCGCCGCTGACGTTCCTCGCGGCCGACACGCCGCGGTTGCTGGCCAGCACCACCACGTCCAGCAGAGACTCCAGGTCGGCGTCTGGTGAGGAAACGTTTGTTTTACAAAGTGACAGtgataagtaataagtacagGAAACAGAACAAAgggttattaaaaaaaatacaatacagattaggggccgtccattaaacacgtgaggtcgtttttctgattttttgacccccccctcccccctggtgatatttggtgaggtttgggaccaaccaccctcccccccctggatcacgtgtattttttggaaGACTATGTAAAGATTGTAAAGGCTAAAGATTCTAAAAGCTGATTTATTTGGATACAGATAGAACAGAGACCTACATAGAAGTGATTGAATCGAGCTTGTTGATCGAGCAATGTGCTCGTGACTCGCTGAGTGTGAACCTACATAATGGATGCCCAGTCGATTGAAACTAATCCGTTCAAGTTCGCCTTGTCCgagttgaaaaaatatttataacttcAAAATGAAGGCAATAAATAAAGGCACTTACATAGATACATTATTGGGCTTTTTAAGGCTGCATACGTATTTAAATGTATgctgtctgcattttgtataggtagtacctaggtatcttTCTAGTCTAGCATCCTTTATCCGTAGCACATTCAGTTTATTAAAGTaccctacctacctacctatacttcAGTGTGTTagcaagtaaaaaataaagctGAAACAAGCCCTAAGTCCCGACTCTGACCATTCTGCCTCGCTCCGGCTTTAATTAGAGAACTAAGCTGCTCAATATTACAGCGCGCCTCTTCAACTGTTGCTGCCGCAGGCCGCACTCGCACCGTGCTAGTTACTTGTACGTAAGTGGAACATTTTGTTTCATAAggtactagctgttgcccggGAGTTTCGCCATAAAAGGCTGGCCCGTGGCTATTTTCGCATAAAGTTGGCCTATGTGTAAATCCAGGGCTAGCCAGGGTAAGCttctttcatacaaaatttcataaaaataaaaattccggCCGTTTTACCGTGAAAGCGTAACCATCCATCATACAAAagataggtaattattttat
This genomic window contains:
- the LOC105380250 gene encoding potassium channel subfamily K member 6 isoform X2, with amino-acid sequence MRLVVPGIVGDVRAVPALRVLGLVAAMALYLAMGAAVFQQIERPLELELEGAVHAAKQQFLMQHPAVSDADLESLLDVVVLASNRGVSAARNVSGGPNWSFGQSLFFASTVVTTIGYGHVTPLSKPGKLFCMVYALLGIPLTLVLLSALVERLLLPATAMLRALNARLGHLYRPFTIRLVHLSIIVSILIIFCLVIPASIFAALEPGWDFLDSLYYCFISLTTIGLGDYIPGDSPDQPYRPLYKVLTTCYLLTGLTCLMLTLTVFYDIPQLNLSSVFSSVKLDDDPEKMRLSGSGLCPGYGIGGLVMRDEYSGDQRRSIVQIRPRADDSPSPEDTTPVHARDLRVH
- the LOC105380250 gene encoding potassium channel subfamily K member 6 isoform X1; translation: MDAKKMEKPKYTRIQSYGSMTSSRSEDDMTVHSQVFPYPKKMLVEREILYEEEHPPFQPLIVTSQLFGKARAPCLLLSYLTFYSIYLVTGALVFSALEAPMENDIRLEVIRAKQDFLALNPGVADADLESLLDVVVLASNRGVSAARNVSGGPNWSFGQSLFFASTVVTTIGYGHVTPLSKPGKLFCMVYALLGIPLTLVLLSALVERLLLPATAMLRALNARLGHLYRPFTIRLVHLSIIVSILIIFCLVIPASIFAALEPGWDFLDSLYYCFISLTTIGLGDYIPGDSPDQPYRPLYKVLTTCYLLTGLTCLMLTLTVFYDIPQLNLSSVFSSVKLDDDPEKMRLSGSGLCPGYGIGGLVMRDEYSGDQRRSIVQIRPRADDSPSPEDTTPVHARDLRVH